One Thermoplasmata archaeon DNA segment encodes these proteins:
- a CDS encoding 4Fe-4S dicluster domain-containing protein, producing MVQVEIQLEKCTGCAHCRDVCPVNVFELKPRDQFPDVVDDAAIGAKFQYRGEKSVAVNGPECIVCEACLFECEGECIIITDDEGHVHNSIYK from the coding sequence ATGGTTCAGGTCGAGATCCAGCTCGAGAAGTGTACGGGGTGCGCGCACTGCCGGGATGTCTGCCCGGTCAACGTCTTCGAGCTCAAACCGCGGGACCAGTTCCCCGACGTGGTCGATGACGCCGCGATCGGGGCCAAGTTCCAGTACCGGGGCGAAAAATCGGTCGCCGTGAACGGTCCGGAGTGCATCGTCTGCGAAGCGTGCCTGTTCGAGTGCGAGGGCGAGTGCATCATCATCACCGACGACGAGGGCCACGTACACAACTCGATCTACAAGTGA
- the ccmA gene encoding heme ABC exporter ATP-binding protein CcmA, translating into MSSTPLPALARNAPNGGHRIELRGVSSGYHGKRILEEISFTIEEPAVYVVLGPNGAGKTTLFRTIAGILNPYSGSVEIDGVDINRHEARTRLQYLSHIDGIPDALRVEDALRFYATVEGATAEDIEAVIGKLGIQELRKRFFSELSQGQKKRVSIARVFLQERNIYLLDEPTANLDPKLAREVRDLVLGLSKDDLVLYSSHNLFEAKEIGKYVLALRAGRIGYFGPLSELRPAKYIIGVRAEGTEGVLASSSKKGDYYLQELAGPEEVPKLIAELMAKGVQIREVKEMENPLEDLFT; encoded by the coding sequence ATGTCGAGCACTCCTCTCCCGGCCCTCGCACGGAACGCCCCGAACGGCGGACATCGAATCGAGTTGCGAGGGGTCAGCTCCGGCTACCATGGCAAACGGATCCTCGAGGAGATCTCCTTCACCATCGAGGAACCCGCCGTCTACGTGGTGCTCGGACCGAACGGGGCCGGCAAGACCACCTTGTTCCGGACCATCGCCGGGATCCTCAACCCGTACTCTGGTTCCGTGGAGATCGATGGGGTAGACATCAATCGGCACGAAGCGCGGACCCGGCTCCAGTACCTTTCCCACATCGACGGCATACCGGACGCCCTTCGGGTGGAGGACGCGCTGAGGTTCTATGCGACGGTCGAAGGGGCGACGGCGGAGGACATCGAGGCGGTGATCGGCAAGCTCGGGATCCAGGAGCTGCGGAAGCGCTTCTTCTCGGAGCTGAGCCAAGGGCAGAAGAAACGGGTCTCTATCGCCCGCGTCTTCCTCCAGGAACGGAACATCTACCTGCTCGACGAGCCAACGGCCAACCTCGATCCGAAGCTCGCCCGCGAGGTCCGGGACCTCGTGCTCGGACTGAGCAAGGACGACCTCGTGCTCTACTCCTCCCACAATCTGTTCGAAGCGAAGGAGATCGGGAAGTACGTCCTCGCCCTTCGAGCCGGAAGGATCGGCTACTTCGGCCCACTGAGCGAGCTTCGACCGGCGAAGTACATCATTGGGGTCCGCGCGGAAGGGACCGAGGGCGTCCTCGCGTCCTCCTCGAAGAAGGGCGATTACTACCTCCAGGAGCTCGCCGGTCCGGAGGAGGTGCCGAAGCTCATCGCGGAGCTCATGGCGAAGGGCGTCCAGATCCGCGAGGTCAAGGAGATGGAGAATCCTCTCGAAGACCTGTTCACCTAG
- a CDS encoding DUF72 domain-containing protein gives MGAIVLGTSGWDYPEWVGRVYPKHRIPDRLAYYARLFPVVEVNSTFYRLPPPGVAASWVRRTPSKFRFAAKFPQTITHEQRLVGTEEEMHRFLAVLKPIRDAGKFAAALLQLPPSLAFDPGIVRTFYESLPRDLPVAVEFREPSWLAPESFELLREFGFAYVVVDEPHLPVRLEVTAPFSYVRWHGRGAKLWYDYTYSAEEIDAWVPRVRALAEKTDTIYGFFNNHFRGDAAANCQTLAEHLGLPPPPGASRLDV, from the coding sequence ATGGGAGCAATCGTCCTCGGCACCAGCGGCTGGGACTACCCGGAGTGGGTCGGCCGGGTCTACCCCAAGCACCGCATTCCGGACCGGCTCGCCTACTACGCTCGCCTCTTCCCCGTTGTCGAAGTGAACTCGACGTTCTACCGCCTCCCTCCACCCGGGGTGGCCGCGTCCTGGGTACGACGTACGCCGTCAAAGTTCCGCTTCGCGGCGAAGTTTCCGCAGACGATCACCCACGAGCAGCGTCTCGTGGGCACCGAAGAAGAGATGCATCGGTTCCTGGCGGTGCTCAAGCCGATCCGCGACGCAGGGAAGTTCGCAGCGGCGCTCCTGCAACTTCCGCCCTCGCTCGCCTTCGATCCCGGGATCGTCCGCACGTTCTACGAGAGCCTGCCGCGCGATCTGCCCGTGGCCGTGGAGTTCCGCGAGCCGTCCTGGCTCGCTCCGGAATCGTTCGAGCTGCTGCGGGAGTTCGGGTTCGCCTACGTGGTCGTCGACGAACCCCACCTACCGGTTCGGCTCGAGGTGACCGCCCCGTTCTCCTACGTCCGATGGCACGGACGCGGCGCGAAGCTCTGGTACGACTACACGTACTCCGCGGAGGAGATCGATGCCTGGGTGCCCCGGGTGCGCGCGCTCGCCGAGAAGACCGACACGATCTACGGGTTCTTCAACAACCACTTCCGCGGCGACGCCGCCGCGAACTGCCAGACGCTCGCCGAGCACCTCGGGCTACCACCGCCCCCCGGGGCCTCCCGGCTCGACGTCTGA
- a CDS encoding DNA polymerase domain-containing protein: MSVEADAWLLDITEHPDGRSVDLWTKDRHTARVSRRSEPFRPPFYVLGSRSDLVDLERQLSSHPEVDSVASSHQRPSLFEERRRRMLSVVPARNPLRRRLARTIDAIGEFHRFTLYDVDLTPPQLYHLAHDLYPFAPVRAGSGPLVAIEPPEVLEYDAPPMRIVPLEIRFDGTPRRQRIPSTEARIRSVRIGETILEGPEPDLLRALAAEVARVDPDVIRTDGGDSLDLPWIYRRAEAAGLSASEIALGRIPVPFRPERGGRSYMTYGRVVHQAASFNLPGRFHIDRENSFLFGDTDLDGLIDAARLSRLSLQTIIRQSPGTCFTAMEIAQALQLGVRVPWKKNRPERFRSGAHLVLADRGGAILQPPVGVHDRVEEFDFVSLFPQIMITKNLSAETLDCRCCPESPRIAPGLGYRSCTRRVGLIPRTLHPLVRRRLAYKAAMRRPGIPASERVRLARRVKMLKWILVTAFGYQGYRNARFGRIECHEAINAYAREVMADLSRAGEEIGYRTLHGIVDSLWVQPRRGETEPDPEAFAERMSERLELPLGYEGRYRWIVFLPATTHGFGVPNRYYGRYVSGEFKLRGIGGRRHDTTMLVRRFETEALQMLGEASDAPGVRARVPRALARADRFATRLREGAWPLEELLITHHIGTALEAHRSFRDETSALRQLAALGLARVPGESVRYVILDRSSRSWRNRARVAETMTGEERYDVGAYLEILARGVETLLAPFGIDRAALRVRWGIPTERERSPYASGSDPDQQLLASEGGSPTF; this comes from the coding sequence GTGAGCGTCGAGGCCGACGCCTGGCTGCTCGACATCACCGAGCACCCGGACGGGCGCTCGGTCGACCTTTGGACGAAGGATCGGCACACGGCCCGGGTCTCCCGGCGCTCGGAACCGTTCCGCCCGCCGTTCTACGTTCTCGGATCCCGGAGCGACCTCGTGGATCTGGAGCGCCAGCTATCGTCCCACCCGGAGGTCGACTCCGTCGCCTCCAGCCATCAGCGCCCGTCCCTCTTCGAGGAGCGACGACGACGCATGCTCTCGGTGGTTCCGGCCCGGAACCCGCTCCGAAGACGGCTCGCCCGCACGATCGATGCGATCGGGGAGTTCCACCGCTTCACGCTGTACGACGTCGACCTGACCCCGCCGCAGCTCTACCACCTCGCGCACGATCTCTATCCGTTCGCGCCCGTGCGCGCGGGATCCGGTCCGCTCGTCGCGATCGAACCGCCCGAGGTGCTCGAGTACGACGCACCACCGATGCGAATCGTCCCGCTCGAGATCCGCTTCGACGGAACGCCTCGACGGCAGCGGATCCCATCGACCGAGGCTCGCATCCGCTCGGTCCGGATCGGGGAGACGATCCTCGAAGGACCCGAGCCGGACCTGTTGCGTGCGCTCGCCGCCGAGGTCGCCCGGGTCGATCCGGACGTGATCCGGACGGACGGCGGGGACTCGCTCGACCTGCCGTGGATCTACCGTCGAGCGGAAGCGGCGGGGCTCTCGGCGTCCGAGATCGCTCTCGGCCGGATCCCGGTCCCGTTCCGCCCGGAGCGCGGAGGCCGATCGTACATGACCTACGGCCGAGTCGTTCACCAGGCCGCGTCGTTCAACCTGCCCGGGCGCTTTCACATCGACCGGGAGAACTCCTTCCTGTTCGGGGACACCGATCTCGACGGGCTCATCGACGCGGCCCGGCTCTCCCGCCTCTCCCTGCAGACGATCATCCGCCAATCCCCGGGCACCTGCTTCACCGCGATGGAGATCGCGCAGGCGCTCCAGCTCGGGGTGCGCGTGCCGTGGAAGAAGAACCGCCCCGAGCGGTTCCGCTCCGGCGCCCACCTCGTCCTCGCCGACCGCGGGGGCGCGATCCTGCAACCTCCCGTCGGAGTGCACGATCGCGTGGAGGAGTTCGATTTCGTGAGTTTGTTCCCGCAGATCATGATCACGAAGAACCTCTCGGCCGAGACGCTCGATTGCCGGTGCTGTCCCGAGAGCCCACGGATCGCTCCGGGGCTCGGGTACCGATCGTGCACCCGTCGAGTGGGGTTGATCCCGCGCACGCTCCACCCGCTCGTCCGTCGTCGGCTCGCGTACAAGGCGGCGATGCGCCGCCCCGGGATCCCGGCGAGCGAACGCGTCCGGCTCGCGCGGCGCGTGAAGATGCTGAAGTGGATCCTCGTAACGGCGTTCGGCTACCAAGGGTACCGCAACGCGCGGTTCGGTCGGATCGAATGCCACGAAGCGATCAACGCCTATGCGCGCGAGGTGATGGCCGATCTCTCCCGCGCTGGGGAGGAGATCGGGTACCGAACGCTCCACGGGATCGTCGATTCGCTCTGGGTCCAACCCCGGAGGGGAGAGACGGAGCCCGATCCCGAGGCGTTCGCCGAGCGGATGAGCGAGCGCCTCGAGCTTCCGCTCGGCTACGAGGGAAGGTACCGATGGATCGTCTTCCTTCCCGCCACGACCCACGGCTTCGGCGTTCCGAACCGGTACTACGGCCGGTACGTCTCGGGCGAGTTCAAGCTGCGCGGAATCGGCGGGCGACGTCACGACACGACCATGCTCGTGCGCCGGTTCGAGACCGAGGCGCTCCAGATGCTGGGGGAAGCCTCGGATGCGCCGGGGGTCCGCGCGCGGGTGCCGCGGGCGCTCGCCCGCGCCGACCGATTCGCGACCCGGCTCCGGGAGGGCGCCTGGCCGCTCGAAGAATTGCTCATCACGCACCACATCGGGACCGCGCTCGAGGCTCACCGTTCGTTCCGGGACGAAACGAGCGCGCTTCGCCAGCTCGCCGCGCTCGGGCTCGCGCGGGTTCCGGGGGAATCGGTCCGCTACGTCATCCTCGACCGGAGCTCGCGCTCCTGGCGCAATCGCGCCCGCGTCGCCGAGACGATGACGGGGGAGGAGCGGTACGACGTCGGCGCCTACCTCGAGATCCTCGCCCGCGGGGTGGAGACGCTGCTGGCTCCGTTTGGGATCGACCGGGCCGCGCTCCGCGTCCGCTGGGGGATCCCCACGGAACGCGAACGCTCCCCGTACGCCTCCGGATCGGACCCCGACCAGCAGCTCCTCGCCTCGGAGGGGGGCTCGCCGACCTTTTAG
- a CDS encoding HEAT repeat domain-containing protein, with product MTLFPFVAPALRRVRSEARAPRGTEVREPEDDLTPMVAGLSDPDPTVRRAMAKALGEGRDPRAVSALEASLGDPSPAVRASAAESLGAIGRSESYAPLDRTLEDPDPRVREQAARALRLIADPRSTPALAGHMKDPAPEVRWAVAIALGRMRTPLARDTLLGAIDDASDRVRREVVLALALTEDPRVVEKVRPLLRDPARRVRTAAAVVVGRYRDLESVPLLLERMRGPDPWERPAVLVALGKIGDPRGVPAMVEAARDPAHYVRVCAIHALGEMRSERAREVALAHVTDPSWAVRGAAAVCLGSVGTPADLPILLGMLEDANPWPRSGTIYAIGRLELVEAVPRVREELHHPNADVRLAAVWTLGRLRDDGARAELVRMLHAEPAAPEPPAVFAAGETIRISSDAETRIFDTVVEALGRLRRADDDPFVEQALSDARSQLSEEELDRMARLPLLGGDATSTTLTLRILFETALPMDGTDDEA from the coding sequence GTGACGCTGTTTCCCTTCGTGGCACCGGCACTGCGTCGGGTCCGCTCCGAAGCCCGGGCCCCCCGAGGCACCGAGGTGCGGGAACCCGAAGACGATCTGACCCCGATGGTCGCGGGACTGAGCGACCCGGATCCCACCGTGCGCCGAGCGATGGCCAAGGCGCTGGGAGAAGGGCGCGACCCGCGTGCCGTGAGCGCGCTCGAGGCCTCGCTCGGAGACCCATCCCCCGCCGTGCGGGCGAGTGCGGCCGAGTCCCTCGGAGCGATCGGCCGGAGCGAGAGCTACGCGCCGCTCGATCGGACCTTGGAGGACCCCGATCCCCGAGTCCGCGAGCAGGCGGCGCGCGCCCTGCGATTGATCGCCGACCCGCGTTCGACCCCCGCGCTCGCGGGGCACATGAAGGATCCGGCCCCGGAGGTGCGCTGGGCGGTCGCCATCGCGCTCGGACGGATGCGCACTCCTCTCGCCCGCGATACCCTCCTCGGCGCGATCGACGACGCGAGCGACCGGGTCCGCCGCGAGGTGGTGCTGGCCCTCGCGCTCACCGAAGACCCGAGGGTGGTCGAGAAGGTCCGGCCGTTGCTGCGCGATCCCGCCCGGCGCGTACGGACCGCGGCCGCCGTGGTGGTGGGTCGCTACCGCGACCTCGAGAGCGTCCCGCTCCTCCTCGAGCGCATGCGCGGGCCCGATCCGTGGGAACGCCCCGCGGTCCTGGTCGCGCTCGGCAAGATCGGGGACCCGCGCGGCGTGCCCGCGATGGTCGAGGCCGCCCGCGACCCGGCCCATTACGTGCGCGTCTGCGCGATCCACGCGCTCGGCGAGATGCGTAGCGAGCGGGCCCGGGAGGTCGCTCTCGCGCACGTCACCGACCCCTCCTGGGCCGTGCGGGGAGCCGCGGCCGTGTGTCTCGGCTCGGTCGGCACGCCCGCCGATCTGCCGATCCTCCTCGGCATGCTCGAGGACGCCAACCCCTGGCCCCGGAGCGGGACGATCTACGCGATCGGCCGGCTCGAACTGGTCGAGGCGGTCCCGCGCGTGCGCGAAGAACTGCATCACCCCAACGCCGATGTGCGCCTCGCGGCGGTCTGGACCCTCGGACGTCTGCGCGATGACGGCGCCCGTGCGGAGCTCGTCCGCATGCTCCACGCCGAGCCCGCGGCACCGGAGCCACCCGCGGTCTTCGCCGCCGGCGAGACGATCCGCATCTCCTCCGATGCCGAGACCCGCATCTTCGACACGGTGGTCGAGGCGCTCGGCCGACTGCGGCGCGCCGACGACGACCCGTTCGTGGAGCAGGCGCTCAGCGACGCTCGCTCGCAGCTCTCTGAGGAGGAGCTCGATCGGATGGCGCGACTGCCGCTGCTCGGGGGCGACGCCACCAGCACGACCCTGACGCTCCGGATCCTGTTCGAGACCGCGCTCCCGATGGACGGTACGGACGACGAGGCCTGA
- a CDS encoding GNAT family N-acetyltransferase, whose protein sequence is MLSEFRPADAPRLFELLQENFPEEEALYGMRPAAFAKVVRRIYRWDVRLVLGFLRRIGRPTFRFFTIEVGSTIVASTILSFGRNTGYISMVMVDPAYRRRGYARQLLHASADAARRAGRPYVALDVLEKNATARELYDSEGYLPLRPAAVLVWTPETDRRDRPTRADPGIRSFQKSDAAALVAIMEQATPPEVAEVLPVSPRALNPSGQLDAILASKTMVWVLDEGSGPVAHVFATVSDVMDSSHLSGPVVSEGADMNRVSNLISTALDWLTAEGATRVVSQLPLANRAGLAALEGGGFRVAHELRTLYRPSTIGAP, encoded by the coding sequence ATGCTCTCGGAGTTCCGGCCGGCCGACGCACCTCGGCTCTTCGAGCTCCTGCAGGAGAACTTCCCCGAAGAGGAAGCCCTGTACGGCATGCGCCCCGCGGCGTTCGCGAAGGTCGTCCGGCGCATCTATCGCTGGGACGTGCGGCTCGTCCTGGGCTTCCTCCGCCGGATTGGCCGGCCCACGTTCCGCTTCTTCACGATCGAGGTGGGTTCCACGATCGTGGCTTCGACGATCCTGTCCTTCGGTCGCAACACCGGGTACATCAGCATGGTGATGGTCGATCCCGCGTACCGTCGCCGCGGGTACGCGCGCCAGCTCCTGCACGCCTCCGCCGACGCCGCTCGGCGCGCAGGCCGACCCTACGTCGCGCTCGACGTCCTGGAGAAGAACGCTACCGCGCGCGAGCTGTACGATAGCGAGGGGTACCTCCCGCTGCGTCCCGCGGCGGTCCTCGTGTGGACTCCCGAGACGGATCGTCGGGACCGGCCCACGCGCGCCGACCCCGGCATCCGCTCGTTCCAAAAGTCCGATGCGGCGGCGCTCGTCGCGATCATGGAGCAAGCGACGCCGCCCGAGGTCGCCGAAGTGCTGCCCGTGAGCCCGCGGGCCCTGAACCCTTCCGGTCAGCTCGACGCCATCCTGGCGTCGAAGACGATGGTCTGGGTGCTCGACGAGGGCTCGGGACCCGTCGCGCATGTCTTTGCCACGGTGTCGGACGTGATGGACTCCAGTCACCTGTCCGGGCCGGTCGTGTCCGAAGGAGCGGACATGAACCGGGTGTCCAACCTGATCTCGACCGCGCTCGATTGGCTGACGGCCGAAGGAGCGACGCGGGTCGTCTCGCAGCTCCCTCTCGCCAATCGGGCCGGCCTCGCCGCGCTGGAAGGAGGCGGATTCCGAGTTGCGCACGAACTCCGCACGCTCTACCGGCCGTCTACGATAGGCGCGCCGTGA
- a CDS encoding cbb3-type cytochrome c oxidase subunit I produces the protein MTDSTIPPPSPEVGYVPEPIFEKPPILTRVLETAEDKIREPLARRKFFQRLFLLDRDWMTRITMLMLIGAMVWGVIGGLDAYGFQSQAYDYATSGTITLTNQEIYSSITLHGLRMLFGFAQQLEMALFGLLAINAMGVKPRHKWALYTSVGLINASIMLLEGPFYIWPAFNDNYFPSLGWTFSSPLGIQGQSAYAIGPLWFLGWYALTAAVLIWAGWMLVHFRDWLRSRPAGAAGRLPVSLLFVFATVILIPITYGPLLVSTTWDIGTYYLGWGLNPLVNQVIFWMFGHGIVYVLFLIPVAALYLLIPILSKRPIYSYRFAILAAVLFIILTPLLGIHHLFLTALPTWATYTTMVISFLIIIPSAVTFFSLWMTMKGVRRSQWEWNIVALFALLAFAGSIAGGLSGPDVATIGANVDLHNSLFVLSHFHTITILAILTGAYAVLYAVFPLLCGRLWFSTWLARIHFLTTAIGGIIIVVCFEGLGTLGILRRQILFPNVPAVDLYNVILFAGIIVILVGQLFFVLNGFLTAYRGRPIVTSGLSFDEAIRTAARSTYVGSTVPVQDVPVQRKATRARREHVEKLWVGSVIVLIVVVLAAATPQALSVTNGITSATNAPAGSEYVTLSGQQYYWTVNETGPIRGTFDNAIVAYAGQWISVNATATGATQSLYIPFRSLPMVNVQVVPGSDSYALFQAPSTPGVYGAPDGEFDGPWFGQDAAALIVLPTAGASDLSAFQSGGGAGDIYNPPVLTAASANLVGDSEGLFNHSIPGPTLYAGAGVVSFRWEVPLSSIGTNNYLVNVTSNDKNAQQQYVIDHNYTLPYPVGIYEITATHGLRLVTAPQSLRINRVITESVPLASGVYLYGLVSPVSYSYNPDGQSNGSTGSQLGEVMGLWGVLWVGP, from the coding sequence GTGACCGATTCCACCATCCCTCCTCCATCCCCCGAGGTCGGGTATGTCCCGGAGCCGATTTTCGAGAAGCCGCCGATTCTGACGCGGGTGCTCGAAACCGCGGAGGACAAGATCCGCGAGCCCCTCGCGCGTCGGAAGTTCTTCCAGCGGCTCTTCCTGCTCGATCGCGACTGGATGACCCGCATCACGATGTTGATGCTGATCGGCGCGATGGTCTGGGGGGTCATCGGCGGCCTCGACGCCTACGGCTTCCAGAGCCAAGCGTACGACTACGCGACCTCGGGCACGATCACCCTGACGAACCAGGAGATCTACTCCTCGATCACGCTCCACGGTCTCCGGATGCTCTTCGGTTTCGCCCAGCAGCTGGAGATGGCGCTCTTCGGCCTCCTCGCGATCAACGCGATGGGCGTCAAGCCCCGCCACAAGTGGGCGCTGTACACCTCGGTAGGGCTGATCAACGCCTCGATCATGCTGCTCGAGGGTCCGTTCTACATCTGGCCCGCGTTCAACGACAACTACTTCCCGTCGCTCGGCTGGACGTTCTCCTCCCCCCTCGGCATCCAGGGCCAGAGCGCCTACGCCATCGGCCCTCTGTGGTTCCTGGGCTGGTACGCGCTCACGGCCGCGGTCCTGATCTGGGCCGGGTGGATGCTCGTCCACTTCCGCGACTGGCTCCGTTCGCGGCCGGCGGGCGCGGCCGGGCGCCTACCGGTCTCGCTCCTGTTCGTGTTCGCGACCGTGATCCTGATCCCGATCACCTACGGCCCGCTCCTCGTCTCGACCACGTGGGACATCGGGACGTACTACCTCGGCTGGGGGCTCAACCCGCTCGTCAACCAGGTCATCTTCTGGATGTTCGGCCACGGGATCGTCTACGTCCTCTTCCTGATCCCGGTCGCCGCGCTCTACCTGCTCATCCCCATCCTGTCGAAACGACCGATCTACAGCTACCGGTTCGCGATCCTCGCGGCGGTCCTGTTCATCATCCTGACGCCGCTCCTGGGCATCCATCACCTGTTCCTGACGGCGCTCCCGACCTGGGCGACGTACACGACCATGGTGATCTCCTTCTTGATCATCATTCCGAGCGCGGTCACGTTCTTCTCGCTGTGGATGACCATGAAAGGCGTCCGACGCTCGCAGTGGGAATGGAACATCGTCGCGCTGTTCGCGCTCCTTGCGTTCGCCGGCTCGATCGCGGGCGGACTCTCCGGACCCGATGTCGCAACCATCGGAGCGAACGTCGATCTACACAACAGTCTCTTCGTGCTCAGCCACTTCCACACGATCACGATCTTGGCGATCCTGACCGGCGCCTACGCGGTCCTCTATGCGGTGTTTCCGCTCCTGTGCGGACGGCTCTGGTTCTCTACGTGGCTCGCCCGGATCCACTTCCTCACCACCGCGATCGGCGGGATTATCATCGTCGTCTGCTTCGAGGGTCTCGGCACGCTCGGCATCCTGCGCCGGCAGATCCTGTTCCCGAACGTTCCGGCGGTCGACCTGTACAACGTCATTCTCTTCGCCGGGATCATCGTCATCCTCGTCGGCCAGTTGTTCTTCGTCCTCAACGGCTTCCTGACCGCGTATCGCGGTCGACCGATCGTGACCTCGGGTCTCTCCTTCGATGAGGCGATCCGGACGGCGGCCCGCTCGACCTACGTCGGATCGACGGTACCGGTCCAGGACGTCCCCGTCCAGCGGAAAGCGACGCGCGCGCGCCGCGAGCACGTCGAGAAGCTCTGGGTGGGCAGCGTGATCGTGCTCATCGTCGTGGTGCTCGCCGCGGCGACGCCGCAGGCACTCTCCGTCACCAACGGCATCACCTCGGCGACGAATGCGCCGGCAGGATCGGAGTACGTCACGCTCTCCGGACAGCAGTACTACTGGACCGTCAACGAGACCGGCCCCATCCGGGGAACGTTCGACAACGCGATCGTGGCCTACGCCGGCCAATGGATCAGTGTCAATGCGACCGCGACCGGCGCGACCCAATCGCTGTACATTCCCTTCCGTTCGCTACCGATGGTCAACGTCCAAGTGGTACCGGGATCGGATTCCTACGCGCTCTTCCAGGCACCCTCGACCCCGGGAGTCTACGGCGCGCCCGATGGGGAGTTCGACGGACCATGGTTCGGCCAGGACGCGGCCGCGCTGATCGTACTGCCGACCGCGGGCGCTTCCGATCTCTCCGCCTTCCAGTCCGGCGGAGGCGCGGGGGACATCTACAACCCCCCGGTCCTCACGGCGGCGAGCGCGAACCTGGTCGGGGACTCCGAAGGGCTGTTCAACCACTCGATTCCCGGACCGACCCTCTACGCGGGCGCCGGCGTCGTCTCGTTCCGCTGGGAGGTTCCGCTCTCGAGCATCGGGACGAACAACTACCTCGTGAACGTGACCTCCAACGACAAGAACGCCCAGCAGCAGTACGTCATCGATCACAACTACACCCTGCCGTATCCGGTCGGGATCTACGAGATCACGGCGACCCACGGTCTCCGGCTCGTGACCGCTCCGCAATCGCTGCGGATCAACCGGGTCATCACCGAGAGCGTGCCGCTCGCGAGCGGGGTCTACCTCTACGGTCTCGTCTCGCCCGTCTCGTACTCCTACAATCCGGACGGGCAATCGAACGGCTCGACTGGGTCCCAGCTCGGAGAGGTGATGGGTCTGTGGGGGGTCCTGTGGGTGGGTCCATGA
- a CDS encoding DNA-3-methyladenine glycosylase: MGRSAVTARIGRAFFDRPTRRVARELLGTTCWVRGGAGVRSVRIVETEAYVQDDPANHAYRGPTRRNRSMFERPGTLYVYRIHQVVCANVVTRPGEAVLLRGGAPLGGLEGSGSGPGRLCRLLGVNIHDDGTDTVRGSRIGFASRPDRVGRIRIGPRVGVSRATERRLRYFVDGDRAVSRPRRPRALT; this comes from the coding sequence ATGGGCCGGAGCGCGGTCACCGCACGCATCGGACGCGCGTTCTTCGATCGACCTACGCGGCGGGTCGCCCGCGAACTGCTCGGGACCACGTGCTGGGTCCGCGGAGGAGCCGGAGTGCGTTCCGTGCGCATCGTGGAGACCGAAGCCTATGTGCAAGACGATCCGGCCAACCACGCCTACCGCGGTCCGACCCGACGCAACCGGTCGATGTTCGAGCGTCCGGGAACCCTGTACGTCTACCGCATCCACCAGGTCGTCTGCGCGAACGTCGTGACCCGCCCCGGGGAGGCCGTGCTCCTCCGGGGTGGCGCACCGCTCGGCGGACTGGAAGGGTCGGGCTCCGGTCCCGGGCGGTTGTGCCGCCTGCTCGGCGTGAACATCCACGATGATGGCACCGATACCGTCCGAGGCTCTCGGATCGGGTTCGCGTCTCGCCCGGACCGGGTGGGCCGGATTCGAATCGGCCCGCGCGTGGGCGTGAGTCGCGCGACCGAGCGACGGCTGCGCTACTTCGTGGACGGCGATCGGGCGGTCTCCCGTCCGAGGCGGCCGAGAGCCCTTACTTGA
- the rpl37e gene encoding 50S ribosomal protein L37e (contains a zinc finger motif): MGKGTPARRGGKIVHVICRRCGRHSYHRQKAVCSSCGFGATARRRHYDWAKLK; this comes from the coding sequence ATGGGAAAAGGAACACCGGCGCGCCGCGGAGGAAAGATCGTCCACGTCATCTGCCGCCGCTGTGGCCGCCACTCCTACCACCGTCAGAAGGCCGTCTGCTCCTCGTGCGGGTTCGGCGCGACCGCCCGACGCCGTCACTACGACTGGGCCAAGCTCAAGTAA
- a CDS encoding LSm family protein, with protein sequence MKPLEALHESLHKRVLVEMKGGRSFRGVLDAYDQHLNLVLSSAEEVVAEEVTPHSGLTLLRGDSIVYISP encoded by the coding sequence ATGAAGCCGCTCGAAGCGCTCCACGAAAGCCTGCACAAGCGGGTCCTGGTCGAGATGAAGGGAGGCCGCTCCTTCCGGGGCGTCCTGGACGCCTACGACCAGCATCTGAACCTCGTGCTCAGTTCGGCGGAGGAGGTCGTGGCGGAGGAGGTCACCCCGCACAGCGGCCTGACCCTCCTGCGAGGCGACTCGATCGTGTACATCTCGCCGTAA